A genomic stretch from Sulfurimonas sediminis includes:
- the rpe gene encoding ribulose-phosphate 3-epimerase, which produces MQVAPSVLSADFGNLARDVQEICEAGCDLVHVDVMDGHFVPNLTIGPVVVSAIAKAATKPLDIHLMVQNNTFFVELFAPLQPKYISFHIEEEKHPHRLIQKIRSLGIKPCIVLNPNTIPEELEYLLGDLDMVLLMSVNPGFGGQSFIDSVLPKAKKLDAMRKRLNPECLIQVDGGVSDKNIHALKEAGVDVVVAGSYVFKHEDRAQAIKSLQI; this is translated from the coding sequence ATGCAAGTAGCCCCTAGCGTTCTCTCGGCAGACTTTGGAAATTTGGCACGTGATGTACAGGAAATATGTGAAGCGGGATGTGATCTGGTACATGTAGATGTCATGGACGGGCATTTTGTACCCAATCTGACGATAGGACCGGTTGTGGTTTCGGCAATAGCCAAAGCTGCCACAAAACCCCTGGATATTCATCTTATGGTCCAAAACAACACCTTTTTTGTAGAGCTTTTTGCACCTCTGCAGCCCAAATATATCTCTTTTCATATAGAAGAGGAGAAACACCCGCACAGGCTCATACAAAAAATCCGTTCTCTTGGCATCAAACCTTGTATAGTGCTCAATCCAAACACTATCCCCGAAGAGTTGGAATATCTTCTTGGTGATTTGGATATGGTACTTTTAATGAGTGTTAATCCTGGTTTTGGCGGACAGAGTTTTATAGATTCTGTCCTTCCAAAGGCAAAAAAGCTTGATGCTATGAGAAAAAGACTCAATCCCGAATGTCTTATCCAGGTTGACGGCGGGGTAAGTGACAAAAACATCCATGCACTCAAAGAAGCCGGCGTTGATGTTGTCGTTGCCGGCAGCTATGTTTTTAAGCACGAAGACAGAGCCCAAGCAATAAAGAGTCTTCAGATATAA
- a CDS encoding potassium channel family protein — MNLLPRIRKFLNWESPPKPDPKLLPEVYSHLKAFRLPLILTVFVMLIGTSGYVLIDDFTIMDAIYQTAITFTTVGFGEIAPISNAGRIFTINLIIAGFAVFSSAIGILVSELNKGHIVAIMKERRMLYKIARLKKHFVVCYHNDYTIEVTKQLRKNHIPFIVIDPRPEIYEWAIEHKYPHFLQAQPHAELSMLKAHLSSAKGLITLSSSIADNIALIASVRLFEKEHFLPRPYYVISSAETMSDVEKLKKLGADTVVSPTKLTAQRVSAMAARPDMENLLEEFLYKSDNPLDMQEITVPRYSWAVLKKLKETHIREIANTSVVGITRKDGKLIGMPKGDTLVTSESKLLVIGTQEGIKITKDLISKRVKPKELKFV, encoded by the coding sequence TTGAATCTTTTACCAAGGATTCGTAAGTTCCTAAATTGGGAGAGCCCTCCCAAACCTGATCCCAAGCTTCTTCCTGAAGTTTATTCCCACCTCAAAGCTTTTCGTCTCCCTTTAATTTTAACAGTATTTGTAATGTTAATAGGAACATCCGGATATGTTCTTATAGATGATTTTACAATAATGGATGCAATTTATCAGACAGCCATTACTTTTACTACTGTTGGTTTTGGGGAAATTGCTCCAATATCAAACGCAGGAAGAATTTTTACTATCAATTTGATTATTGCAGGGTTTGCAGTATTTTCAAGTGCTATAGGTATTTTGGTTTCAGAACTGAACAAGGGGCATATTGTTGCCATAATGAAGGAGAGAAGAATGCTGTACAAAATAGCAAGACTTAAGAAGCATTTTGTTGTGTGCTATCATAATGACTATACAATAGAAGTAACAAAACAGTTGCGAAAAAACCATATTCCTTTTATTGTGATTGATCCAAGGCCTGAAATCTACGAATGGGCAATAGAACATAAATATCCGCATTTTTTGCAGGCACAGCCTCATGCTGAGCTCTCAATGCTCAAAGCACACCTCTCTTCTGCAAAAGGTCTGATTACTTTGTCTAGTTCCATTGCTGATAATATTGCGCTGATTGCTTCGGTGCGGCTTTTTGAAAAAGAACATTTTTTGCCTCGTCCCTATTATGTGATATCCTCAGCAGAAACAATGAGTGATGTGGAAAAGCTGAAAAAACTTGGAGCAGACACTGTTGTCTCTCCTACAAAACTCACAGCGCAGAGAGTCTCTGCCATGGCAGCCCGCCCCGATATGGAAAATCTGCTTGAAGAATTTTTATATAAAAGTGACAATCCTCTGGATATGCAGGAAATTACTGTACCGCGTTACAGCTGGGCGGTTTTGAAAAAACTCAAAGAGACGCACATCCGGGAAATTGCAAACACATCCGTTGTAGGGATTACCAGAAAAGACGGAAAGCTGATCGGCATGCCAAAGGGAGATACCTTGGTGACAAGTGAATCGAAACTTCTAGTGATAGGCACACAAGAAGGCATTAAAATAACAAAAGATTTGATTTCAAAAAGAGTCAAACCTAAGGAGTTGAAGTTTGTATAA
- a CDS encoding gamma carbonic anhydrase family protein — MLHVYKNITPSIGAKSWIAPSADVIGDVTCGEDCSIWFGCVVRGDVHYIKIGNRVNIQDLSMIHVTHYKKEDKSDGNPTVIGDDVTIGHRVMLHGCTIEKACLIGMSATILDGAVIGKESIVGAGSLVTKNKVFPPRSLIMGSPAKVVRALNEDEIKELYASASRYVEFKEDYVR, encoded by the coding sequence ATGTTACATGTATACAAAAATATCACTCCCTCTATAGGAGCAAAAAGCTGGATAGCGCCTTCTGCTGATGTCATAGGGGATGTCACCTGCGGAGAGGATTGTTCTATCTGGTTTGGCTGTGTCGTTCGAGGTGATGTGCATTACATAAAAATCGGCAATCGTGTCAATATTCAGGATTTAAGCATGATACATGTAACGCATTACAAAAAAGAGGACAAGAGTGACGGTAATCCCACTGTTATCGGAGATGATGTAACCATAGGGCATCGTGTCATGCTTCACGGATGCACCATAGAAAAAGCCTGCCTCATCGGCATGAGTGCTACCATATTGGATGGTGCGGTTATAGGCAAAGAGAGCATAGTCGGAGCAGGTTCGCTTGTGACAAAAAACAAAGTTTTTCCGCCCCGCTCGCTCATCATGGGAAGCCCTGCAAAAGTTGTCAGAGCATTAAATGAAGATGAGATAAAAGAACTCTATGCCTCAGCCTCTCGGTATGTTGAGTTTAAAGAGGATTATGTTCGATAG
- the argJ gene encoding bifunctional glutamate N-acetyltransferase/amino-acid acetyltransferase ArgJ — protein MYKLIKVDGGVCTAEGFYADGISAGLKPNNVKDMAFVYSDTLCETATAFTTNKMTAAPIRHFKAKGEFQTNFVLINAKNANAMTGKAGIEDIEEILATLPEEVHNPVMSSTGVIGVRLPKEKIIAGARLFDLKKRDANAAAAAIMTTDTFSKQIAYRVELEDGSCFHIGAMAKGAGMINPAMATMLCFITTDAKVDKDEMQNILNDNVKRTFNAASVDGDTSTNDTVMLLSNAKSKVYHKEAFTEALYKIMRFLAREMVRDGEGATKLVTYEVSGAKDDEEAEIVAKALTNSLLVKTALYGEDPNWGRIASTVGASGVEAYEESLKISFEDVCVYDRGELYFDAVMEQKAGEVMKRDSFTIYCDLGIGDGKFTAFGCDLGYEYVKINADYRT, from the coding sequence TTGTATAAGTTGATAAAAGTTGATGGTGGGGTTTGTACGGCAGAAGGTTTTTATGCGGATGGTATCAGTGCAGGCTTAAAACCGAACAATGTAAAAGATATGGCTTTTGTTTACAGTGATACCCTGTGTGAAACAGCGACAGCATTTACAACAAACAAAATGACGGCAGCACCGATACGTCACTTTAAAGCAAAAGGTGAGTTTCAGACAAATTTCGTACTTATAAATGCTAAAAATGCCAATGCGATGACTGGAAAAGCAGGTATTGAAGATATAGAAGAAATTTTAGCTACCTTGCCGGAGGAAGTGCACAACCCTGTAATGAGTTCAACAGGTGTTATCGGTGTAAGACTGCCAAAAGAGAAAATTATCGCCGGTGCCAGACTTTTTGATTTGAAAAAACGAGACGCCAATGCGGCGGCGGCAGCGATTATGACAACCGATACTTTTTCAAAACAGATTGCATACAGAGTTGAGCTTGAAGACGGCAGTTGTTTCCATATTGGGGCAATGGCAAAAGGAGCAGGGATGATTAATCCCGCTATGGCTACAATGCTCTGTTTTATCACAACTGATGCGAAAGTTGACAAAGATGAAATGCAAAATATTTTAAATGACAATGTAAAAAGAACTTTTAATGCCGCAAGTGTTGACGGAGATACATCCACAAATGATACAGTCATGTTGCTCAGCAATGCAAAAAGTAAAGTCTACCACAAGGAAGCATTCACAGAAGCTCTTTATAAAATTATGCGTTTTTTGGCCCGTGAAATGGTAAGAGACGGAGAGGGTGCGACAAAACTTGTAACCTATGAGGTGAGTGGGGCAAAAGATGATGAGGAGGCAGAGATCGTGGCCAAAGCGCTGACCAACTCTTTACTTGTCAAAACGGCACTCTACGGAGAAGACCCAAACTGGGGAAGAATCGCCTCAACAGTCGGTGCAAGCGGTGTAGAAGCTTATGAAGAGAGTTTAAAAATTTCTTTTGAGGATGTCTGTGTGTATGACAGGGGTGAACTCTATTTTGATGCAGTGATGGAGCAAAAAGCCGGTGAAGTTATGAAAAGAGACTCATTTACAATTTATTGTGATTTAGGGATAGGCGACGGAAAATTCACAGCTTTTGGCTGTGATCTTGGGTATGAGTATGTCAAAATAAATGCGGACTATCGAACATAA
- the fabG gene encoding 3-oxoacyl-ACP reductase FabG: MKFSGKNVLVTGASRGIGAEIAKTLAGFGLKVWVNYRSGAKEADAVKEAIEAEGGSAAVIGFDVTDEAAFIDGIKTIVDADGELSYLVNNAGITKDKLALRMKTQDFMDVINANLTSAFIGCRESMKVMRKKKFGSVVNIASIVGETGNGGQTNYAASKGGVIAMTKSFAIEAATSGIRYNTITPGFIATEMTEVLSDEVKKSFTDKIPMNRFGDAKEVANATAFLLSDYASYITGETLKVNGGMNMA; this comes from the coding sequence ATGAAATTTAGCGGAAAAAATGTTTTAGTAACAGGTGCGAGTAGAGGAATCGGCGCAGAGATAGCAAAAACTTTAGCAGGTTTTGGTTTGAAAGTATGGGTAAATTACAGAAGCGGTGCAAAAGAAGCGGATGCGGTAAAAGAGGCAATCGAAGCAGAAGGCGGCAGTGCGGCGGTTATCGGGTTTGATGTAACCGATGAGGCGGCATTTATTGACGGAATAAAAACGATTGTTGATGCAGACGGAGAGCTTTCTTACCTTGTTAACAATGCAGGCATTACAAAAGACAAGCTGGCATTGCGTATGAAAACCCAAGATTTTATGGATGTAATCAATGCCAACCTGACATCTGCATTTATCGGATGTAGGGAATCAATGAAAGTCATGCGAAAGAAAAAATTCGGTTCGGTTGTCAATATTGCTTCTATTGTAGGTGAAACAGGTAACGGCGGACAGACAAATTATGCAGCGAGCAAAGGCGGGGTTATTGCAATGACAAAAAGCTTTGCCATTGAAGCTGCGACAAGCGGTATACGATACAACACGATTACACCGGGATTTATCGCAACGGAAATGACAGAAGTGCTGAGTGATGAGGTGAAAAAAAGTTTTACGGACAAGATTCCTATGAACCGTTTCGGCGATGCAAAAGAGGTGGCAAATGCAACAGCTTTTTTACTTTCGGACTATGCAAGTTATATTACGGGTGAAACTTTAAAAGTTAACGGCGGAATGAACATGGCATAA
- a CDS encoding 3'-5' exonuclease — protein MLTDNFNLDAKSISRLSSRGLSLKTLKEQLNEELELSIELWKAQGLHVIKHQGYYYFDTKFIPINQAEFCIVDIETNGSKIEKHQIIEIAAVKVKNGLIIDRFESLVHTKEINPHITEITGIAADDTTNAPQLKDVLQRFKLFLGNAVFVAHDVKFDYSFISKSLQKIGLEPLLNRSLCSLALAERTIVSYRYALSYLNETLQLNPQARHHRAMSDVITTYGLFLLSLENLDEDIKTVEDLIQFSKEAPRLKRPKFDPLLELKKEH, from the coding sequence ATGCTCACTGATAATTTTAATCTTGATGCCAAAAGCATTTCACGACTCTCTTCACGCGGACTCTCATTAAAAACACTCAAAGAGCAACTCAACGAAGAACTTGAACTCTCAATAGAACTCTGGAAAGCACAGGGTTTACATGTAATCAAACACCAGGGATATTACTATTTTGATACAAAATTTATTCCCATCAATCAGGCAGAATTCTGCATCGTTGATATCGAGACAAACGGTTCAAAAATAGAAAAACACCAGATTATCGAAATTGCCGCTGTCAAAGTAAAAAACGGATTGATAATAGACAGATTTGAATCTTTGGTTCATACCAAAGAGATCAATCCTCATATCACAGAGATTACAGGCATAGCTGCCGATGATACAACAAATGCGCCTCAGCTCAAAGATGTTCTGCAACGATTTAAACTCTTTTTGGGCAATGCCGTGTTTGTTGCCCATGATGTCAAGTTTGATTACAGTTTTATATCCAAAAGCCTGCAAAAAATCGGTTTGGAACCACTGTTAAACAGAAGTCTCTGTTCTCTTGCCTTGGCTGAAAGAACTATTGTCTCTTACAGGTATGCACTTTCGTATCTGAATGAAACACTGCAGTTAAATCCGCAAGCCAGGCATCACAGAGCCATGAGTGATGTTATTACAACCTATGGACTCTTTTTGCTAAGCCTGGAGAATTTGGATGAAGATATAAAAACGGTAGAAGATTTGATACAGTTTTCAAAAGAGGCGCCAAGGCTCAAACGCCCGAAATTTGATCCTCTTTTGGAATTAAAAAAAGAGCACTAA
- a CDS encoding chemotaxis protein CheX has product MRAVIREGIGVFHPQGFLDGSSGSSFLSIEDIEATLKSNASMILVSLKKVIFFNRNGLDTFVKMFQKVRSKNHIIVGFCDYDKKKYDAFKKFYDDDLNFSLFKTQKIASLFADGFKEKNKNILLYSEDKSQRAALAIELHNNGHNPIVAQTKEEFLQKAKVENAYDVIIEETYLGQMGQKVATRVTGNAIIYTVSSFLDAEIGNTFNIAYHNNSLHVGFRLFIFDAYRVVSMNIHALNFFSKLASSSAEYNATICFVGMSFDKTPLSFKETLEDAGIMFFEQMDDILQNKELLDELGASSAAATKNKRALNKVLVTELPRFIDATVATIEMMTNSKAIKDAAKVDKIEITDKDGKIASSIGFYGDIDGMVMLVFPLGIAKKACELLIGENTDDKELILDTLAELVNIVGGKVKTLLADEHISVDITLPRTYHDVDGLLEVAKGKKGVQVDLSFDNDKFLFFLTR; this is encoded by the coding sequence ATGAGAGCGGTAATAAGAGAAGGGATCGGTGTATTTCACCCTCAGGGATTCCTCGACGGTTCCTCAGGAAGTTCATTTCTGAGCATAGAAGATATAGAGGCCACACTCAAAAGCAATGCTTCGATGATTCTTGTTTCACTAAAAAAAGTTATTTTCTTCAACAGAAACGGTCTGGACACTTTTGTAAAAATGTTTCAAAAAGTCAGAAGCAAAAACCATATAATCGTCGGTTTTTGTGATTATGACAAAAAGAAATACGATGCTTTTAAAAAATTTTACGATGACGATTTAAATTTTTCCCTCTTTAAAACCCAGAAAATCGCTTCTCTGTTTGCAGACGGATTCAAAGAAAAAAATAAAAATATACTTCTCTACAGCGAAGACAAATCACAAAGAGCAGCCTTGGCGATAGAGTTGCACAACAATGGACACAACCCGATAGTTGCACAGACAAAAGAAGAGTTTTTACAAAAAGCAAAAGTAGAAAATGCTTATGATGTCATCATAGAAGAGACATATCTCGGACAAATGGGGCAGAAAGTTGCAACAAGGGTCACAGGCAATGCTATCATATACACCGTCTCTTCATTTTTGGATGCGGAAATAGGCAATACTTTTAATATAGCCTATCATAACAACTCCCTGCATGTCGGTTTTAGACTTTTTATCTTTGATGCCTACAGAGTTGTCAGTATGAACATTCATGCGCTTAATTTTTTCTCAAAACTTGCATCCTCTTCTGCCGAATACAATGCCACCATATGTTTTGTAGGCATGTCTTTTGACAAAACTCCTCTCTCTTTCAAAGAGACGCTTGAAGATGCCGGCATCATGTTTTTTGAACAGATGGATGATATTTTGCAAAACAAAGAACTTTTGGACGAACTGGGTGCCAGCAGTGCAGCTGCGACAAAAAACAAACGCGCACTTAACAAAGTACTGGTGACAGAACTGCCAAGATTTATTGATGCGACTGTAGCCACTATAGAGATGATGACCAATTCAAAAGCTATCAAAGATGCAGCAAAAGTAGACAAAATTGAAATTACTGACAAAGATGGAAAAATAGCGAGTTCTATCGGATTTTACGGAGACATTGACGGCATGGTTATGCTTGTTTTTCCGCTTGGCATAGCGAAAAAAGCCTGCGAACTACTTATAGGAGAAAATACGGATGACAAAGAGTTGATCCTTGACACTTTGGCAGAACTTGTCAATATTGTCGGAGGAAAGGTAAAAACACTTTTGGCTGATGAGCATATCAGTGTGGATATTACCCTTCCTAGAACCTACCATGATGTTGACGGACTGCTGGAAGTTGCCAAAGGGAAAAAAGGTGTTCAGGTTGATTTATCCTTTGATAATGACAAATTTTTGTTTTTCTTAACAAGGTAA
- the rpmB gene encoding 50S ribosomal protein L28, with translation MARRCAISGKGPMSGNNVSHAKNRTKRRFLLNLRTVRITLEDGTTKKIKISARELRTLKKNS, from the coding sequence ATGGCAAGAAGATGTGCTATTAGCGGCAAAGGCCCTATGAGTGGGAACAATGTTTCTCATGCAAAAAACAGAACAAAGCGTCGTTTTTTATTAAACCTAAGAACAGTTCGTATTACATTAGAAGACGGTACAACGAAGAAGATTAAGATTTCTGCAAGAGAATTACGCACACTTAAGAAAAATTCGTAG
- a CDS encoding beta-ketoacyl-ACP synthase II: protein MKRVVVTGLGMINSVGHDKESSFKAICDGECGIDIITIFDPEKFSVKIAGEVKDFDPATVMPPKEVKKADRFIHLGLKAAKEAMEDAALSEDTDMERFGISAGSGIGGLPSIEKSSVILETRGPRRISPFFIPGALVNMLGGFVSIEHGTKGPNLSSVTACAAGTHAISEAVKTIICGGADKMLVVSAESAITGVGVGGFAAMKALSTRNDDPKHASRPFDANRDGFVMGEGAAALVLETYEDAVARGAKIYGEIIGFGESGDANHITTPSLDGPARAMKAAYKMAGEPKLDYVNAHGTSTPVNDKNETAALKDLLGGKENCPPMSSIKGQIGHCLGAAGGIEAVTCLMAMRDGIIPPTINYETPDENCDLDYVTEGARKADLNIVMSNSFGFGGTNGVLIFKKI from the coding sequence ATGAAAAGAGTGGTAGTTACAGGTCTGGGAATGATAAATTCAGTAGGTCACGATAAAGAGAGTTCTTTTAAAGCTATATGTGACGGCGAATGTGGAATTGACATTATTACTATATTTGACCCTGAAAAATTCAGCGTAAAAATTGCGGGAGAGGTTAAAGACTTTGATCCTGCTACGGTGATGCCTCCCAAAGAAGTAAAAAAAGCAGACAGATTTATTCACCTTGGACTCAAAGCTGCCAAAGAAGCGATGGAAGATGCCGCACTTTCTGAAGATACAGATATGGAAAGATTCGGAATCAGTGCAGGTTCGGGAATCGGCGGACTTCCTTCCATCGAAAAAAGCTCTGTTATTTTAGAGACGCGCGGACCAAGAAGAATTTCTCCGTTTTTCATTCCTGGTGCACTTGTAAATATGCTGGGAGGATTTGTTTCTATAGAACACGGAACAAAGGGACCAAACCTTTCAAGTGTAACGGCCTGTGCGGCAGGGACACATGCAATCAGTGAAGCCGTAAAAACTATCATATGCGGTGGCGCCGATAAAATGCTTGTTGTCTCGGCAGAATCAGCTATAACAGGTGTGGGTGTTGGCGGATTTGCCGCGATGAAAGCACTCTCAACGAGAAATGATGATCCTAAGCATGCATCCCGTCCTTTTGACGCAAATCGTGACGGTTTTGTTATGGGAGAGGGTGCTGCGGCACTTGTTTTGGAAACATATGAGGATGCAGTTGCGCGTGGTGCAAAAATATACGGTGAAATTATCGGTTTTGGTGAAAGCGGTGATGCAAATCACATTACAACACCATCATTAGACGGTCCTGCCCGTGCGATGAAAGCTGCCTATAAGATGGCAGGTGAACCAAAACTTGACTATGTGAATGCACATGGAACCAGTACACCGGTAAATGATAAAAATGAAACAGCAGCGCTGAAAGATCTTTTGGGCGGAAAAGAAAACTGTCCTCCGATGAGCTCCATCAAAGGACAGATCGGTCATTGTCTCGGTGCAGCAGGCGGTATAGAGGCTGTTACATGTTTGATGGCGATGCGAGACGGTATCATTCCTCCGACAATCAACTATGAAACACCTGATGAAAACTGTGACTTGGATTATGTTACGGAAGGTGCGAGAAAAGCAGATTTAAACATTGTTATGAGTAACTCATTTGGTTTTGGCGGAACAAACGGCGTTCTTATATTCAAAAAAATCTAA
- the acpP gene encoding acyl carrier protein, with amino-acid sequence MALLDDIKEVVVEQLSVNPDEVKPDSKFVEDLGADSLDVVELVMALEEKFDIEIPDDEAEKIQTVQDVVNYIENK; translated from the coding sequence ATGGCACTTTTAGATGATATTAAAGAAGTAGTAGTTGAGCAGTTAAGCGTTAACCCAGATGAAGTAAAACCGGATTCAAAATTCGTAGAAGATTTAGGTGCAGATAGCCTTGATGTTGTAGAATTGGTAATGGCTCTTGAAGAAAAATTCGACATCGAAATTCCTGATGATGAAGCTGAGAAAATTCAAACTGTTCAAGATGTTGTAAACTATATCGAAAACAAGTAG
- the accA gene encoding acetyl-CoA carboxylase carboxyl transferase subunit alpha, whose product MATYLDFEYKIKAIQEDIISAQVRHDQGAVEELKKKLDKEVTKIYKNLSDFQKLQLARHLDRPYALDYINLIMKDKYEIHGDRHFRDDAAILCYIGYIDNQKVMVIGEQKGRGTKNKLKRNFGMPHPEGYRKALRAAKLAEKFNIPLLMLVDTPGAYPGIGAEERNQSEAIARNLLELAELKIPTVSVVIGEGGSGGALAIGVADKFAMMRYSIFSVISPEGCAAILWNDPKKVETATNALKITSADLKDLDLIDDIIDEPLIGAHREKEKAAQVLKEYFLEKVDELKAMSEEERMAARYAKLTKPGAFKE is encoded by the coding sequence TTGGCTACATACTTAGACTTTGAATATAAAATAAAAGCTATTCAAGAAGATATAATCTCTGCACAGGTTCGTCATGATCAAGGCGCAGTTGAAGAGTTAAAAAAGAAATTAGACAAAGAAGTTACAAAGATTTATAAAAATCTTTCTGACTTTCAAAAGCTTCAACTGGCACGCCATCTTGATCGTCCTTATGCACTTGATTATATTAACCTTATTATGAAAGACAAGTATGAAATACACGGAGACAGACATTTTCGTGATGATGCCGCTATTCTTTGTTATATTGGGTATATTGACAATCAAAAAGTCATGGTTATCGGTGAACAAAAAGGGCGAGGAACAAAAAACAAGCTAAAGCGAAATTTTGGTATGCCGCATCCTGAAGGCTACAGAAAAGCACTCCGTGCCGCTAAATTAGCCGAAAAATTCAATATTCCGCTTCTTATGCTTGTCGACACACCGGGTGCCTATCCTGGTATAGGGGCAGAAGAGCGGAACCAGAGTGAGGCAATTGCCAGAAATCTGCTTGAACTTGCAGAGTTGAAAATTCCTACGGTTTCTGTTGTTATAGGCGAGGGTGGATCAGGTGGTGCTCTTGCCATCGGTGTTGCCGATAAATTTGCGATGATGCGTTATTCTATCTTCAGTGTTATTTCACCTGAAGGGTGTGCAGCAATTCTTTGGAATGATCCTAAAAAAGTAGAAACTGCCACAAATGCACTTAAGATTACCAGTGCAGATTTAAAAGACCTGGATTTGATTGATGACATCATAGATGAGCCTTTAATCGGAGCACACAGGGAAAAAGAAAAAGCAGCGCAGGTTCTTAAAGAGTACTTTTTAGAAAAAGTAGACGAATTAAAAGCCATGAGCGAAGAGGAGCGTATGGCAGCACGCTATGCAAAACTCACAAAACCGGGTGCTTTTAAAGAGTAG
- a CDS encoding HDOD domain-containing protein, whose translation MITLQQIDAFIEKIPPSPKILKQTLALLDQGDLVQAAKVAQNDPALNAYLKELVNKPLYGFKNEVTNISQIFGILGVSRSQQAAYNYMISLLSPAKWKLFKLNKSSFYDLQAGLSVNWHKITAHLQIEDKNLQSAVALLPASIIVSEALFCEKIEDVQLLRSVDEIDLNTILQRLCNMDLFDICERISQKWEMPQNIADIVQASSGIKPSQDETNNKLGKWMHLLLFYTLSKPVFIEAGLNDFIDFQIDYVSDIYDDFSTLMEIS comes from the coding sequence TTGATTACATTACAACAGATAGACGCATTTATAGAAAAAATACCGCCATCGCCAAAGATTTTAAAGCAGACGCTCGCTTTACTAGATCAGGGTGATCTGGTGCAGGCGGCAAAAGTGGCACAGAATGATCCTGCACTCAATGCCTATTTGAAAGAGCTGGTGAACAAACCTTTGTACGGATTTAAAAATGAAGTCACAAATATTTCTCAGATTTTTGGCATACTTGGGGTATCAAGATCACAGCAGGCGGCTTATAACTATATGATCTCTTTGCTTTCTCCCGCAAAATGGAAACTCTTCAAACTGAACAAATCTTCTTTTTATGATTTACAGGCCGGACTCTCTGTTAACTGGCACAAAATCACCGCCCATTTGCAGATAGAAGATAAAAATCTCCAGAGTGCTGTTGCTTTACTCCCTGCAAGTATCATAGTATCTGAAGCACTCTTTTGTGAGAAAATTGAAGATGTGCAGCTTCTTCGAAGTGTAGATGAAATTGATCTCAACACCATATTGCAAAGACTATGCAATATGGACCTGTTTGATATATGCGAAAGAATTTCTCAAAAATGGGAAATGCCCCAAAATATTGCCGATATTGTTCAGGCATCTTCCGGCATCAAACCATCTCAGGATGAAACAAACAACAAACTTGGAAAATGGATGCATTTGCTGCTCTTTTACACCCTGTCAAAACCTGTTTTTATTGAAGCCGGATTAAATGATTTTATTGACTTTCAAATTGATTATGTCAGCGACATTTATGATGACTTTTCAACACTGATGGAGATTTCATGA
- a CDS encoding phosphoribosylanthranilate isomerase, whose product MRTKICGITSYEDAMVAVDAGADALGFVFYEKSPRFLTREKAKNIIQKLPPFVEKVALFVNVDAQTVNATCKEVGATLAQIHFEADAAFYEALKIPHIKVIRAQKKEDVLQYADEYRLVDAYCEAYGGAGKQLNAEWFEGVECSKIILAGGLTPDNIQALKKYGFYAFDVSSGVEISYGKKDAAKVREFIHNAH is encoded by the coding sequence ATGCGTACAAAAATCTGCGGTATTACCTCTTATGAAGATGCAATGGTTGCTGTTGATGCCGGAGCCGATGCACTCGGATTTGTATTTTATGAAAAATCTCCACGCTTTCTTACGCGAGAAAAAGCAAAAAATATTATACAAAAACTTCCTCCTTTTGTTGAAAAAGTAGCACTCTTTGTCAATGTCGATGCACAGACAGTCAATGCTACATGTAAAGAGGTTGGCGCGACACTTGCCCAGATTCATTTTGAAGCAGACGCGGCATTCTATGAGGCACTGAAAATCCCTCACATCAAAGTTATACGGGCACAGAAAAAAGAAGATGTACTCCAATATGCTGATGAGTACAGACTTGTTGATGCCTACTGCGAAGCATACGGCGGTGCGGGGAAACAGCTCAATGCAGAATGGTTTGAGGGAGTTGAGTGTTCCAAAATTATTCTTGCTGGCGGCTTAACTCCCGACAACATCCAGGCTCTGAAAAAATATGGTTTTTACGCTTTTGATGTCAGCAGTGGTGTAGAAATATCATACGGGAAAAAAGATGCCGCTAAAGTAAGAGAGTTTATACACAATGCTCACTGA